The following are from one region of the Chryseobacterium shigense genome:
- the rplU gene encoding 50S ribosomal protein L21: protein MFAIVEIAGLQYKVEQDQKLFVNRLKGEKGDKVSFDKILLTVNGSITVGAPAVSGITVDAEILDHVKADKVIVFKKKRRKGYKVKNGHRQSLTQIKITGITGFDGSSKKAAAKKETVKAEVLSDNATVNFGEDHELNYHLKKNNLSQSKENRETLITLGKAVKVELEKNVLTHEEVDAAIIKNIDQFKALNK, encoded by the coding sequence ATGTTTGCAATTGTAGAAATAGCAGGGCTTCAATACAAAGTTGAGCAAGACCAGAAGTTGTTTGTAAACCGTTTAAAAGGAGAAAAAGGAGACAAAGTTTCTTTTGATAAAATTCTTCTTACTGTAAACGGTTCAATCACTGTAGGCGCCCCAGCTGTAAGCGGAATCACTGTAGATGCAGAGATCCTAGACCACGTAAAAGCTGATAAAGTAATCGTTTTCAAAAAGAAAAGAAGAAAAGGTTACAAGGTAAAAAATGGTCACAGACAATCTTTAACTCAAATTAAAATCACTGGTATCACTGGTTTTGACGGAAGTTCTAAGAAAGCTGCTGCTAAAAAAGAAACTGTGAAAGCTGAAGTTCTTTCAGACAACGCAACTGTTAACTTTGGTGAAGATCATGAACTGAACTATCACTTAAAGAAAAACAACTTGTCTCAGTCTAAAGAAAACAGAGAGACTTTAATTACTTTAGGTAAAGCAGTTAAAGTTGAATTAGAAAAGAATGTTCTTACTCATGAAGAAGTAGATGCTGCTATCATCAAGAACATCGATCAATTTAAAGCACTTAACAAATAA
- a CDS encoding DUF502 domain-containing protein encodes MKKLTFENIANFFLKNFFQGLVIIGPIGLTIFVIWYIVSAIDNIIPSVAKEIPGLVFVSTILITAVLGYLGNKFVVGRFFFDTMDSLLERTPGVKHIYTPTKDVMSSFVGDKKKFNDPVWVKTNENPEIWRIGFLTQKEMSDVEKHNYVAVYLPHSYAISGWVIVTEEKNIKPVVGMTAASAMKFAVSGGVAGFHSDDNIFKAPE; translated from the coding sequence TTGAAAAAACTAACCTTCGAAAATATTGCCAATTTTTTCCTGAAAAATTTCTTTCAGGGACTGGTTATTATTGGACCAATAGGGCTTACCATCTTTGTGATCTGGTATATTGTAAGCGCTATTGACAATATCATTCCTTCCGTTGCCAAAGAAATTCCCGGGCTGGTTTTTGTTTCAACCATACTTATCACTGCGGTTCTGGGATATCTTGGAAATAAATTTGTAGTGGGAAGATTCTTTTTTGATACGATGGACAGCCTTCTGGAAAGAACTCCGGGAGTAAAACATATTTATACCCCTACAAAAGACGTTATGTCCTCATTTGTGGGAGACAAAAAAAAATTCAACGATCCGGTCTGGGTAAAAACCAATGAAAATCCTGAGATATGGAGAATTGGTTTCCTGACCCAAAAAGAAATGTCGGACGTTGAGAAGCACAATTACGTTGCGGTATATCTGCCCCATTCCTATGCTATTTCAGGATGGGTAATTGTTACTGAAGAAAAAAACATCAAACCTGTAGTGGGAATGACTGCTGCTTCTGCCATGAAGTTTGCAGTAAGCGGTGGTGTCGCCGGCTTCCATTCGGATGACAATATATTTAAGGCTCCGGAATAA
- a CDS encoding DUF5686 family protein: MMLNKNPKYYNLFFLFFISCLTYAQNTANGRITDAKTNKEVSGVDIFINDNTEPFLKTTLGNFSVQSDSIIYKLKFSKKNYSTETVTVTPENAANVFVQLSQEKVSSIGEIVIHNEKPKYKNKKENPAYAIMQEVWKRKRNNGLEKFDTYTYKEYEKIQFDANNLDSAFMSKKIFNKLDFIFDYADSTASGKIGLPVFLNESIYENYGENKPGKKTKRLLVAQKTSGFQDNQVITITAKNLYRDINIYDNTLNYFDIGFPSPVGTNGFSTYDYNLTDTISIHGENAYKIRYQPKRKDVLAFQGYLYIDTDNYAVLGATLKSTQKINVNFINSISTELEYDNPDENTFLPKKFITEIELTPFAKKRTSKSIIAKRSVDYSQYEFNKPLDDKVFTRKQEEYDDKFVDKDDAYWVKARPDSLSKSEQGVYEMLDRLQQTPKFNRIVKIYETLASGYYNAFKGIDIGPIFSIYGKNEVEGDRIRLGARTYFGQNDPWRVQFYTAYGFKDQQVKYGAEARYMFNRVNRFMIGAGTKRDIEQLGVQLTTDDGIMARTFASSTLFARGENASLSSINKTNIFASIEPWKNFQIRVDGTLQSIKSANPDKFSLMYYQNGNLRKTLNDSHVTLSLIARPGAKFSQTGVDRYEHGTLAPTIILKYTRGIEGLFNGDFNYNRLQFMFYKPILIGSWGKTIVNFEAGKTFDTVPLALQNVVPGNQSYSLAQNTFAQLNYYEFVADTYTTLHLEHHFNGKILSFIPLIKKLKLREIAFIRTAYGTLSDASKAINVEGFKYSAPSEQIYYEYGFGIENIGIGNLRIFRVDFNWRGNYLDRPDISTFGIKAGFQVGF, from the coding sequence ATGATGTTAAATAAAAACCCTAAATATTATAATCTCTTTTTTCTGTTCTTTATATCCTGCCTTACATATGCACAGAACACAGCGAACGGGAGAATTACAGATGCCAAAACCAATAAAGAAGTTTCCGGTGTAGATATCTTTATTAATGATAATACTGAACCTTTTTTGAAAACCACTTTGGGAAACTTCAGTGTTCAGTCCGACAGTATTATTTATAAACTAAAATTTTCGAAGAAGAATTATTCCACTGAAACCGTTACTGTTACTCCCGAAAACGCAGCCAATGTTTTCGTGCAGCTTTCACAGGAAAAAGTAAGCAGCATTGGCGAAATTGTTATCCACAACGAAAAACCCAAATACAAAAACAAAAAAGAAAATCCCGCCTATGCCATCATGCAGGAAGTGTGGAAAAGAAAACGGAACAACGGTTTAGAGAAATTCGACACCTATACCTATAAAGAATATGAGAAGATCCAGTTTGATGCCAACAACCTGGACAGTGCCTTTATGAGTAAAAAGATCTTTAATAAACTTGACTTTATTTTTGATTATGCAGACTCCACCGCCAGTGGAAAAATCGGTCTTCCTGTATTCCTGAATGAGTCTATCTATGAAAACTACGGGGAAAACAAACCGGGGAAAAAGACAAAAAGATTACTTGTTGCCCAAAAGACATCCGGGTTCCAGGATAACCAGGTAATTACCATTACAGCAAAAAACCTTTACAGGGATATCAATATTTACGATAACACATTAAATTACTTCGACATCGGATTTCCAAGCCCTGTAGGAACAAATGGTTTCAGTACATATGATTATAATTTAACAGATACCATTTCCATCCACGGCGAAAATGCTTATAAAATAAGATACCAGCCCAAAAGAAAAGATGTCTTGGCTTTCCAGGGCTATCTTTATATAGATACAGACAACTATGCTGTCTTAGGGGCTACTTTAAAATCTACACAGAAGATCAACGTTAATTTCATCAACAGCATTTCTACAGAACTGGAATATGATAATCCCGATGAAAACACCTTCCTACCTAAAAAATTCATTACAGAAATAGAACTTACTCCTTTTGCAAAAAAAAGGACCTCCAAAAGTATTATAGCCAAACGCTCGGTTGATTACTCGCAATACGAATTCAATAAACCTCTTGACGATAAAGTATTTACACGTAAACAGGAAGAATATGACGACAAATTTGTTGATAAAGATGATGCCTATTGGGTAAAAGCAAGACCCGATTCATTATCCAAATCCGAACAGGGCGTTTATGAAATGCTTGACAGACTTCAACAGACCCCAAAATTCAACCGTATCGTTAAAATTTACGAAACACTTGCTTCAGGATACTACAACGCTTTCAAAGGTATTGACATAGGCCCTATCTTCTCTATTTACGGTAAAAATGAAGTGGAAGGAGACAGAATAAGACTTGGAGCAAGAACTTATTTCGGGCAAAACGACCCGTGGAGAGTTCAGTTTTATACAGCGTATGGATTCAAGGATCAGCAGGTTAAATATGGAGCGGAAGCCCGTTACATGTTCAACAGGGTGAACAGATTCATGATCGGAGCCGGAACAAAAAGAGATATTGAGCAGCTGGGCGTACAGCTTACTACCGACGACGGAATTATGGCCCGTACCTTTGCTTCATCTACCCTTTTTGCAAGAGGTGAAAATGCTTCTTTAAGCTCCATCAACAAAACCAATATTTTCGCTTCTATCGAGCCGTGGAAAAATTTCCAGATAAGGGTAGACGGAACATTACAGAGTATAAAATCTGCCAATCCGGATAAATTCAGCTTAATGTATTACCAAAACGGCAATCTTAGAAAAACCCTGAACGACTCTCACGTTACCTTAAGTTTAATTGCAAGACCGGGAGCCAAATTCTCCCAGACAGGTGTTGACCGCTATGAACACGGAACATTGGCACCTACTATTATATTAAAGTATACCAGAGGAATTGAAGGTCTTTTTAACGGTGATTTCAATTACAACAGGCTTCAGTTTATGTTCTACAAGCCAATATTAATCGGAAGCTGGGGCAAGACCATCGTCAACTTTGAGGCAGGAAAAACATTTGACACTGTTCCGCTGGCTCTTCAGAACGTAGTTCCGGGAAACCAGTCGTACAGTCTTGCACAGAATACATTTGCACAGCTTAATTATTATGAATTTGTAGCAGACACCTATACAACACTACATCTCGAGCATCACTTCAACGGAAAAATACTTTCCTTCATCCCTTTAATCAAAAAACTGAAACTTAGGGAAATCGCCTTCATAAGAACTGCATACGGAACTTTAAGCGATGCTTCTAAAGCGATTAACGTGGAAGGATTCAAATATTCAGCGCCAAGCGAACAAATCTATTATGAATACGGATTCGGAATTGAGAACATCGGAATCGGAAACCTGAGAATATTCAGGGTAGATTTCAACTGGAGAGGAAATTATCTCGACAGGCCGGATATTTCAACATTCGGAATAAAAGCAGGATTCCAGGTAGGATTTTAA
- a CDS encoding transposase, translated as MNFKEIHIGSLIHQCITESGIERSRICNFLGCSEQDVENMIESESLDANLLLKWSKLLKYDLFRVYNQHLILFAPSSAKTAVSKNEKSTLPQFRKNIYTKEIIDFILEQIATGKITKPEAIERYGIPKTTLYKWISKYAI; from the coding sequence ATGAACTTTAAAGAAATACATATTGGCAGCTTAATCCATCAATGTATTACGGAAAGCGGGATAGAGAGATCCCGTATCTGTAATTTTTTAGGCTGCTCAGAACAGGATGTTGAGAATATGATTGAATCTGAAAGCCTGGATGCCAATCTGCTGCTGAAATGGTCAAAACTTTTAAAATATGACCTTTTTAGAGTTTATAATCAGCATCTTATCCTATTTGCTCCATCTTCAGCAAAAACTGCTGTTTCAAAAAATGAGAAAAGTACACTGCCTCAATTCAGGAAAAATATTTACACCAAAGAAATTATTGATTTCATTTTGGAGCAGATAGCCACAGGAAAAATCACTAAACCCGAGGCGATAGAAAGATATGGAATTCCCAAAACCACATTGTATAAATGGATCAGTAAGTATGCGATATAG
- a CDS encoding tetratricopeptide repeat protein gives MMKIIFFILPILLTGQQKITPQHIDAEYSKLEILYAEAKTDQTFKKNIFLLNESKKINYSRGIAMGYLWLSFYYSNLRNYKKGLDYLKLAEEEAKHSKDDIKLQSEITKQLGGNYYNVGLYQEAINEYKENIKLADDTDDHNAKIYIKSLALFKIGVSFKKRKQPDSCKWYLKKGISLLQKEKKLPHILEMNKIYYSLMLTEYDVAENKIDLAERNVKAVEARAKKILANNNYQLYKVKAMIYAAKKEYDSAISNYQKAIILAKNSGNKERLKVLYGDISKTYEEAGDKEFSKQYLEKSNHLKDSLDNAKQPAIENAVKELIGRKETNVKTKTRFLVYIIWAGILSAIISAFLIIKRIRRKNKILNAKEQETQLLNQQLNLAFEEVIQLAKSNSPEFITRFQEVYPNFFKNLLKVEPQLVNTELKFCALLFLHFSTKDIAAYTFVQPQAIQIRKNRLRKKLSIPSNEDIYTWMQNINQA, from the coding sequence ATGATGAAGATTATTTTTTTCATTCTGCCTATTTTGTTAACCGGGCAGCAAAAAATAACACCCCAGCATATTGATGCAGAATATAGCAAACTTGAGATTCTTTATGCTGAAGCCAAAACTGACCAAACTTTTAAAAAAAATATATTTTTACTGAATGAGTCCAAAAAAATCAATTATTCCAGAGGAATAGCAATGGGGTATTTATGGCTGTCTTTCTATTATTCAAACCTAAGGAATTATAAAAAAGGACTAGACTATTTGAAACTGGCAGAAGAAGAGGCAAAACATTCTAAAGATGACATTAAGCTACAAAGTGAGATTACAAAACAACTTGGAGGTAATTATTATAATGTCGGGCTCTATCAGGAAGCCATCAATGAATATAAAGAAAATATAAAGCTGGCAGATGATACTGATGACCACAATGCTAAAATATATATAAAATCTTTAGCTCTTTTTAAAATTGGTGTATCCTTTAAAAAAAGGAAACAGCCGGATTCATGCAAATGGTATCTGAAAAAGGGAATCAGTCTTTTACAAAAGGAAAAAAAACTTCCCCATATTTTAGAAATGAATAAAATATATTATTCTTTAATGCTGACAGAATATGATGTTGCTGAAAATAAAATTGATTTGGCAGAAAGAAATGTGAAAGCAGTGGAAGCCAGAGCAAAAAAAATATTGGCAAATAATAATTATCAACTGTATAAAGTAAAGGCCATGATCTATGCCGCAAAAAAAGAATATGATTCTGCCATTTCTAATTATCAAAAAGCAATTATCCTGGCCAAAAATAGCGGGAATAAGGAAAGGCTGAAGGTTTTGTATGGCGATATTTCCAAAACCTATGAGGAAGCTGGAGATAAAGAGTTTTCCAAACAATACCTTGAAAAATCCAACCACCTTAAAGACAGTCTTGACAATGCTAAACAACCCGCTATTGAAAACGCTGTAAAAGAGCTTATTGGGCGGAAAGAAACCAATGTAAAAACAAAAACCCGATTTCTGGTCTACATTATATGGGCAGGGATTTTAAGTGCAATTATTTCTGCATTCCTAATCATAAAAAGAATACGCAGGAAAAACAAAATTTTAAATGCAAAAGAGCAGGAAACACAGCTGCTCAATCAACAACTGAACCTGGCTTTTGAAGAAGTGATACAGTTAGCTAAAAGTAATAGTCCTGAATTTATTACAAGATTCCAGGAAGTATATCCGAATTTTTTCAAAAACTTACTGAAGGTAGAACCCCAGCTCGTCAACACTGAATTAAAATTTTGTGCTTTATTATTTCTCCATTTTTCTACCAAGGATATTGCTGCTTATACTTTTGTACAGCCACAGGCCATACAGATCAGAAAAAACAGGCTGAGAAAAAAATTAAGCATACCTTCGAATGAAGATATTTATACCTGGATGCAAAATATAAACCAGGCTTAA
- a CDS encoding acyltransferase family protein, producing the protein MNRDLYIDFAKGMATLSIIFIHTAFWSGQFYIPAEVRVFSLVFDVALFYALSGITSGSNVEKTFYRLLKLQITYMIFVTFLFLLDYFFKVFGLTFFSVEWLQKFYSTFGSKYAATGVSDIPQWQNLGNWYLHQYTNADTFPVVMGSFWYLKVYFILAVFGALILRFFPKHINWFIGLCLALTLIFNLFPEYYPGGQVGYVAFYLAVFLIANRMRGKKIPAKIIPVLYTIVAAALIWMFWYYGNEIFYKINKNKFPPKIPYIIWSLFSLTTLFVLYNRLKITKENFVTHIGKNAIFFYFAQGISSSLVYFIVVSLQENMPWWLLMILIYIINILLAFAIAAGLKKVDDLGWKILEFLRKKTAS; encoded by the coding sequence ATGAACAGAGACCTTTACATTGATTTTGCCAAAGGAATGGCAACTCTTTCCATCATATTCATCCACACAGCATTTTGGTCAGGCCAGTTTTACATTCCGGCAGAAGTCAGGGTATTTTCTCTGGTATTTGATGTCGCCCTTTTTTATGCCCTAAGCGGAATCACCTCCGGATCCAATGTTGAAAAGACATTTTACAGGCTGTTAAAACTTCAGATCACCTATATGATCTTTGTAACATTCCTGTTCCTTCTTGATTATTTTTTCAAAGTTTTCGGATTAACGTTCTTCTCTGTGGAATGGCTTCAGAAATTTTATTCAACTTTCGGGTCAAAATATGCAGCCACAGGTGTTTCAGATATTCCACAATGGCAGAACCTGGGAAACTGGTATCTCCATCAATACACCAATGCAGACACTTTCCCTGTTGTAATGGGAAGCTTCTGGTACCTTAAAGTTTATTTCATCCTGGCTGTTTTCGGAGCCCTGATCCTGCGATTTTTCCCAAAGCACATCAACTGGTTCATAGGACTTTGCCTGGCTTTAACTTTAATATTCAATCTTTTTCCGGAATATTATCCGGGAGGACAGGTAGGTTATGTCGCTTTTTATCTTGCCGTTTTCCTAATTGCAAACAGAATGCGTGGTAAAAAAATACCTGCAAAAATTATTCCTGTACTTTACACAATAGTTGCAGCAGCTTTAATCTGGATGTTCTGGTATTACGGAAACGAGATCTTTTACAAAATCAATAAAAATAAATTCCCTCCAAAAATCCCTTATATCATTTGGTCCCTGTTTTCATTAACTACATTGTTTGTACTCTACAACAGGTTAAAAATCACAAAAGAAAATTTCGTTACCCACATTGGTAAGAACGCCATCTTTTTTTATTTTGCCCAGGGAATAAGCTCATCCCTTGTGTATTTCATTGTTGTTTCTTTACAGGAAAATATGCCGTGGTGGCTGCTTATGATCCTTATTTATATAATTAATATACTCTTAGCTTTCGCTATTGCAGCAGGATTAAAAAAAGTGGACGATCTTGGGTGGAAAATTTTGGAATTTTTAAGGAAAAAGACTGCTTCCTGA
- a CDS encoding tryptophanase: MKLPYAEPFRIKMVEEIRQSTREEREQWLKEASYNLFNLKSSQVFIDLLTDSGTGAMSDRQWGALMTGDESYAGSRSFEQLQNTVEKITGFKYLLPTHQGRAAENVLFSVLVKEGNVVPGNSHFDTTKGHIEFRKAHAIDCTIDEAFDINDLHPFKGNIDLEKLEEVYKSHPKENIPFCLITITCNSSGGQPVSLENMQAVKELSDKYGIPVFFDSARFAENAYFIKKREQGQENRSIKEICKEIFSYGDGMTMSSKKDGLVNIGGFIALNSEEVFRKASNFTIIYEGFITYGGMAGRDMAALAVGLDEATEFAYLESRISQVEYLGNKLIEYGIPVQKPIGGHAVFIDSLNFLPKVSRAEYPAQTLGLEIYKEAGIRTVEIGTLLADRDPETRENRYPKLELVRLAIPRRTYTNNHMDYIAAAIKNVYERRDEISKGYKITWEPDLLRHFTVQLEEA, translated from the coding sequence ATGAAATTACCGTACGCGGAACCATTCCGTATCAAAATGGTGGAGGAAATCCGCCAGTCTACAAGAGAAGAAAGAGAACAGTGGCTTAAAGAAGCAAGTTATAATCTTTTTAACCTGAAATCATCACAGGTTTTCATTGACCTTCTTACCGACTCAGGTACAGGAGCCATGTCCGACAGGCAATGGGGCGCACTGATGACGGGAGATGAAAGCTATGCAGGTTCCCGTTCTTTTGAACAGCTACAGAATACCGTTGAAAAAATCACCGGATTTAAATATTTACTGCCTACACACCAGGGAAGAGCCGCAGAAAACGTTCTTTTCTCCGTTCTTGTTAAAGAAGGCAATGTAGTTCCCGGAAATTCACATTTCGATACTACCAAAGGCCACATCGAGTTCAGAAAAGCCCACGCAATTGACTGTACCATTGACGAAGCTTTTGACATTAATGACCTTCATCCTTTTAAAGGAAATATCGACCTGGAAAAATTAGAAGAGGTTTATAAAAGCCATCCTAAAGAGAATATCCCTTTTTGCCTGATCACCATTACCTGCAATTCTTCCGGAGGGCAGCCCGTTTCTCTGGAAAACATGCAAGCGGTAAAAGAACTTTCCGATAAATACGGAATTCCTGTTTTCTTTGATTCAGCCAGGTTTGCAGAAAATGCTTATTTCATCAAGAAAAGAGAACAGGGCCAGGAAAACAGAAGCATCAAGGAAATCTGTAAAGAAATTTTCTCTTACGGAGACGGAATGACGATGAGCTCCAAGAAAGACGGTCTGGTAAATATCGGAGGATTCATTGCTTTAAACAGCGAAGAAGTTTTCAGAAAAGCATCCAATTTTACCATTATCTACGAAGGATTTATTACTTACGGAGGAATGGCCGGAAGAGATATGGCCGCTTTGGCTGTAGGTTTAGATGAAGCTACTGAATTTGCCTACCTTGAAAGCAGAATTTCACAGGTTGAATATCTTGGAAACAAACTGATTGAATATGGTATTCCTGTTCAGAAACCAATTGGCGGGCATGCCGTTTTCATTGATTCCCTGAATTTCCTTCCAAAAGTGTCCAGAGCGGAATATCCGGCACAGACTTTAGGACTTGAGATCTACAAGGAAGCAGGCATCAGGACAGTAGAAATCGGGACATTACTGGCAGACAGAGATCCTGAAACCAGGGAAAACCGCTATCCTAAGCTGGAACTGGTACGTCTTGCCATTCCTAGAAGAACATATACCAATAATCATATGGATTATATTGCAGCAGCAATCAAAAACGTTTACGAAAGGCGTGATGAAATTTCCAAAGGATATAAAATTACCTGGGAACCTGACCTTTTAAGACACTTTACAGTACAGCTTGAAGAAGCATAA
- the rpmA gene encoding 50S ribosomal protein L27: MAHKKGVGSSKNGRESHSKRLGVKIFGGQDAIAGNIIIRQRGTQHHPGENVGIGKDHTLFALVDGKVVFRKKANNRSFVSVEPNA, encoded by the coding sequence ATGGCACACAAGAAAGGAGTCGGTAGTTCCAAGAACGGTAGAGAATCTCACTCTAAAAGATTAGGTGTGAAGATTTTCGGAGGACAAGATGCTATTGCCGGAAATATTATTATCAGACAGAGAGGTACGCAACACCACCCAGGTGAAAATGTGGGTATTGGTAAAGACCATACTTTGTTTGCACTAGTAGACGGTAAAGTAGTTTTCAGAAAGAAAGCAAACAACAGATCTTTCGTATCTGTAGAGCCAAACGCATAA
- a CDS encoding helix-turn-helix domain-containing protein produces the protein MHEQQKPNYRQIYTDIINIKFPDKKDRYKDWLGKKELTFIDILQLENKIFGLHNENSVKASQKHRSYTESDILEILDYQKKNKLNNSQLANYFKLSRNSVGKWKKMFK, from the coding sequence ATGCACGAGCAACAGAAACCCAATTACAGGCAGATCTATACCGATATCATCAATATTAAATTTCCTGACAAGAAAGATAGATATAAAGATTGGCTTGGGAAAAAAGAATTAACTTTTATCGACATTTTGCAATTGGAGAATAAGATTTTTGGGTTACACAATGAAAATTCCGTTAAAGCCAGTCAAAAACACAGGTCTTACACTGAATCGGATATCCTGGAAATATTGGATTATCAAAAGAAAAACAAGCTGAATAATTCCCAGCTGGCCAATTATTTTAAGCTTAGCCGTAACAGTGTGGGAAAATGGAAAAAAATGTTTAAGTAA
- a CDS encoding tRNA-(ms[2]io[6]A)-hydroxylase, with protein MFKLKLPTDPRWANIAEGNIEEILTDHAWCEQKAATNAIGLITMLPEYPEIVTELLAIAQEELDHFNQVHEIIKKRGYAFGRPRKDDYVNELAKFIIQGSREDLIVDKMLFAAMIEARSCERFKVLTENIKDEELKAFYKELMISEANHYTTFIGFARQLGDPEKVNSRWDAWLEYEAGIIKSYGNKETIHG; from the coding sequence ATGTTTAAGCTGAAACTTCCTACCGATCCAAGGTGGGCAAATATTGCTGAGGGAAACATTGAAGAAATTTTAACGGATCATGCATGGTGCGAGCAAAAAGCAGCAACAAATGCGATAGGTTTAATTACCATGCTTCCGGAATATCCTGAAATTGTTACAGAGCTTCTCGCCATTGCGCAGGAAGAGCTGGATCATTTTAACCAGGTTCATGAGATCATCAAAAAAAGAGGCTATGCTTTTGGCAGGCCAAGAAAGGATGATTACGTAAATGAACTGGCTAAATTTATTATCCAGGGAAGCAGGGAGGATCTAATTGTGGATAAAATGCTTTTCGCAGCCATGATTGAAGCCAGAAGTTGTGAAAGATTTAAAGTTCTTACCGAAAATATAAAAGATGAAGAACTTAAAGCATTCTACAAAGAGCTGATGATCTCCGAAGCCAACCATTACACCACATTTATAGGATTTGCAAGACAGCTTGGAGATCCCGAAAAAGTAAACAGCCGTTGGGATGCATGGCTGGAATACGAAGCAGGCATCATCAAATCATACGGAAATAAAGAAACCATTCACGGTTAA
- a CDS encoding metalloprotease: protein MKRNFKFCLLAGAIAAFSLSACRDDKMEESVLPESQSANAKIEQPGELEKTCSYVDQYWSSTSVLKTGLQNTADTNFMNTQMTKIASLWGRSNPTLRFVDDPSNFNSTYNAISYSTGKIYYGYAIYADAKNKGGDIVNAMILAHEYGHQLQYIFGLPSVSESTARPNELEADGFAGYYLRRPNGYNKTNFSEIAAAYEFAQSIGDYQTTSSNHHGTPPQRRSAVRLGFLLGQYDLTAANFDYNFFYYYQGVLNGTYKMGKNSVNPEIDAYMSQYMDELKKIQTGEISEEEFKQLQ from the coding sequence ATGAAAAGAAACTTCAAATTCTGCTTATTGGCAGGAGCCATTGCCGCTTTTTCATTATCAGCGTGCCGTGATGACAAAATGGAAGAATCTGTTCTTCCTGAATCCCAGTCTGCAAACGCAAAGATCGAACAGCCGGGAGAGCTTGAAAAGACCTGTTCTTACGTAGATCAATACTGGAGCTCAACCTCAGTACTGAAAACCGGTCTTCAGAACACAGCAGACACCAATTTCATGAATACCCAGATGACCAAAATTGCAAGTCTTTGGGGAAGAAGCAATCCAACCCTGAGATTTGTAGATGACCCTTCCAATTTCAACTCTACTTACAACGCCATCTCCTACTCTACAGGAAAAATTTATTATGGCTATGCTATTTACGCTGATGCCAAAAATAAAGGAGGAGATATTGTAAATGCCATGATCCTTGCCCATGAATATGGCCACCAGTTACAGTACATTTTCGGGCTTCCTTCTGTAAGTGAATCTACAGCCAGACCAAATGAACTGGAAGCAGACGGCTTTGCCGGATATTACCTGAGAAGACCAAACGGATACAACAAGACCAATTTCTCAGAAATTGCCGCCGCTTATGAATTTGCACAAAGCATCGGAGATTACCAGACTACAAGCTCCAACCACCATGGAACACCTCCGCAGAGAAGATCCGCAGTACGTTTAGGATTCCTTCTTGGACAGTATGATCTTACAGCAGCCAACTTCGACTATAATTTCTTCTATTATTATCAGGGAGTATTAAACGGAACTTACAAAATGGGTAAAAATTCTGTTAATCCGGAGATTGATGCTTATATGAGCCAATATATGGATGAACTTAAAAAAATCCAGACCGGAGAAATTTCCGAAGAAGAATTTAAACAACTTCAGTAA